ACTCGCAGCGCGCAGCCGGTGTTTTGATTTGAGTTGTGAGGACTAGGCTCGACTCAGTCCTGGGGTCGTATCCAGGAGTGTCAAGTCCGGTGATATGTAGTCGGGCCATGGAGTATTCTCGACTTGGCCGCGCGGTCAAACCGCGGCTGGTCTGATACCCGGTTGCCCCGGGGGAGGCCCGCGGTCGAAGCTGCGTTTTTGCCTTGGTGTCTGGTCCGGTGTTGTTACGAGTACCGGAAGCGATCTGGCGACTTGAAATGCCAAGGCGCGATGTTTTGGATTTGGGCTTGCTGAGAGGCGTCCGCTCAATCGAACATCCCCTTCGACGCCGTGCGACGAACTCGTCGATGGACTCCAACCGCAAGTCTCGCGCTATGGTCTTTACGTAGCGTAAGGTTGTATTTTTGCGTGCGCGCAGTCTCTGGCGATTGCACTCGTAGGAGTACCACGCCGGTGCCTAGCGCGAGCTTGGTGCGGAGAGGTAGATCTCCGGCGAGCAGTAGGAATTATAGACTTCTCTGCCTCCTTGGCTCTTCCTCGAGAAGGCGATTtcttaatgtttattttataggcTTAACGTAGAGCTGTACGAAAAATCGGCACCAAAGATCCAAGGCAATCGTTAAATAGTtactttaattgaaatttatttcgaCTACATGTTTACCGCAAAAAACATGGAAAATGTCTATAGtttgtttgtattaatatcTGCAAAATATGAAATCCCGATGTCTGTCGTGTGTCGTcccacaacagagcgttttaCTATATATACGTCGTGTCATATTTGTAGGCATATACTTATATATGGTAGGCAGCAGCCGAAACGTCTTTTGATAAAATGGATAGTGAGAAATATACGGGAATTAGTTGCGGAAGTCATTAGGTAATatgacataatattatattggcaAGTGAACTCAATGCCGAAAACCTCTATGTAAGGGAGAAGTAATCAGCCTAGCAGTTTGTTCGCACTAATATTTACTAATAGTTGTGGCAAACGAAGTTCTAAAGAGTCCGAAAGGACGATCGCAGAAGAGCACGGGGAAAAGGCTTTGCTGTAGAGGTAAATGCGATTTAGACGGGCAGAGGGATTTTAGTTTGGATATAGATTATAGACATACGCTTCTCGGAGCCTCAGGCTCACACTCACCTACTCCTACGCCGTTGTCTAGCCTCGGCACAGAAGTCTAAAAAAGAATTCCTCTCTGTAAGAAAAGGATAAAATAACTCGGAAGCAAGCTTGTACTTAGTAGTTTGACCTATTGCTACTTATAcgaattatttgaataaataattacattataagGCAAAAAAAGATTGCTCATGTTTACCACTTAGGGCCagttttttgatccgtagtaaaaaatggttttaccatttgttacattaactatagttaaatgAATAACCATTGGTAAAATCGTAAATGCGTTTTTCAATCCCTTTTCTAACTATAGTTAATCTTAACAATTTGTCAATTTGTTGCCAGTGCAATGAGCAATGACATCCCAAAAAATGTGGTTCTTTTTTGTGgggaacatttattttgtatgacaaCACTAGACATATTGAGTGAATGAAATCCATTTTAGCCATCTTCATTCGTTATTTGCGCTTTGAAGAGTTTGAAGTGtcaaattaatctaaataacacgatataaataaagttgcttttctgtgttttaatacgGTTTACACCTTTTacgatacttaaatatataaataacgatgTCCGCAAACAGCCAACAGTCAAACAAGTaagtacaaacatattttcgtGTTATTTATTCCGGTTTATCTTGTGTTTCGTAATGGaaagtaatacatttatgttttgttaaagGGACCATACTGCTAACTTCGCCAAAAAAGAAACTGCCAAACTGGTGATGCTTCTCAAGGATTACACAGTCGTAACCTGCAAACAACTGATCACTGCAGCAATCTACAAAAAGATGCAGCTTGGAAATCTCTGTGACATTTTCAACTCAGATGGGTCTAGACACCaatgtgttaaatttaatatacatttaatgaagGTGTAggcacatttttatatttattcttgtaTAGCTGTGTCCTAcaacaaaaggaaaaatcttTTAACCCTTTGGAAACAAGGAAGCGGATTATGATCCACacggataaaaaaaaatcagtttttGAAACAAAGACAAATAAGAGAGGATGATTTGTTCAATTATGCTAAGAAAGAGcatcaaaaacattttctgCACCAATGAGAGGCCCACCAAAAATCCATACTGCATAAAGAGGAGGTGCACCAAAAAGTGATGCAGCAGATGGAAGAAAggcacaataaatatatgtagcaGCAAAAAGAGTTGCATCAAATTGAGGTGAAAtgcaattagaaaatatttaattgctactttagggtttcatgtaaattttgtaatgtttttataataaaaatggtttgtatttaagttataattaaacagtttattaatcaagtcaaatgttttatttataaattcttgtaaTAAAGTAGGTAGACGCTAACtcacaaatgtaataaaagctCTAAAGAATATCATAGGTCCCTAACTAATGTGTAGCTGTAGTTTTTAGTATAAGTACATACAAGTATGATAATTAAGTATAAGCAGTacaatattaagtataataattataagttaatattattagtactatataaataatattaactctaattcattatgtatttaattgcctataatattaacttataataattataagttaatattataggcaataaagtaaagtaaagtagggtaaatgtaaatttacgattaatttaacttgacgattcaaaagtgtacttggttacccacttgaataaagatattttgagtttgagtttgataaaacacataatgaattagtaatatacttaattatattttgctgcggttctgtagctagtaatgaagcaaaataggtTGGTATGAGCTGCTGTCTATATATACTCTTGTTCATTGGCAGTTTAAGATCATTCCCAATTTCAGTAACAATCCAGAGCACTGTTCCCTTCGATAGGGGGTAACAGTgacaaaaatctacatcccAGGTTTCTAATGGCGGATGACAttgcctaaatatttttggtcacTCATTAACACAttctcatataatattatcgtcTTCTTCATCGtctcattaattaaagtatctcaatatgtttaaattcatcattagatagtaataaacgtatttatcatagtttgatttctgtgacaaacagctgttactatataaattaccagCGGCCATCTTTTTAACCCTCCGATACTGAGTAGTTAACTTTTTTGCCTAATGGTTAGATATTTTACCATTGGATGCTCTTACCACGGATCAAAAAACGCAATTTGctgatatttaactaatagtaAGGATTTTTTACCAATAGTTGAGTTAactacggatcaaaaaaccGACCCTTAGAAATTTTAACTGACCGACCCTTCTAACCCTATTTTGGTGAATTCAAGGTGCTTTTTGTAATCGGGACATTTGGCAGCACAGACGAAGACAGCCAGCCATTGCCAGCTGACAATTAACGTTTTACGTCAAACTTGTGGTGAAACCATTGCTGTCAAGTCTGAAAGTTTTCCAATTTACCTCTAGGCTCTACTTGCACTGTGAATtgtgattattatttacttttttaggAAGAGCAttcattacaaaatatgttgtgcatagtgtttatttaaatgcgAATCTTTGTACACagctttcatttatttaattttcaatcgttaaatttaaacatttctcGCGTGCTGATgagtatcaaataaataagctTTATTTACGTAACGTATAAACATCATCATGGCCACCAATGACCCAAGTGTAAACAGTATTCCATCAGCCCCAAATGATTTGCCACCTCCATATTCAGCCGTTGTAGGTAATCCACCGTATGGCTTTGTGGCACCTACGGGGAATAGTTACACTACCAACGGCTCTGAACCTCCTAAATATTTCACTCCTCCTGGCGTATATCCCCATCCTTCCCCTAATACTGTCAACATTTCTCAGCCTCTTGCGAGAGATATGCCTACCTCTTCAAATATGACAGTTCCTGTCGGAGTTGTCTTACCAGCTGCTGTAGGATCTGAACCAACAACAGTTACTTGTTATAATTGTGGAAAAGTAGTTACCACTCGAGTGACTTATACCACTGCTTGGCATACACACTTGGTTGCTGGTTCATTATGCATCATCACTATGTAagggttttgtttatttattttagcttttgcatttgtattaaagtattgtaagtaaatattaatttagataagAGCTTCTGACACTGAGAAATTGAAGAACATTTATGTACAAGACAACTTTAAtgttagtttattaaaattctgcTGTTTGTTACAGGGCCTGTTCTTTATGCTGTCTCGGGCTAGTCCCATATTGCTTTGACACATTCAAGGATGCAGAGCATTACTGCCCAAACTGCAGTACCTTTATTGGAAAAAGCAATAAGTGTTAATCACAATTCCtcatttcatattaaatgtatggATTGAcacaaattacaatattaagtAAACAATAGCCAAGAGAAAAATTTTGTGccatgtaaatattaaatctgTAATGTCCATGATTCTAAGGCCTGTTGTTGGGAGATGCTTAAACAATTAAGAGTAAGATATTGGATCACTATACTATGTACACAATCATTCTTCAATTGGTCTTGTGATGTTGTAGCAAGTATGTTGTAGAACTGGCATTATAATGGGTGGCGCAAAAGTACTGgcactaaagaaaatttgtttattttttttatatgacatttcctgtcattctgttgttgaaaattgtgtagtgaacaaatttaaaatacactgaaaataaacaagGACCGTTTTACTCCCCAAGAACGTGGAATAATCGTGTCAATGTTCTTACAGAATAATTCATCAGTGATAAAACACAACGTGAATTTCGTCGACGATTTCCCCACCGTCCGGCACCGATTGGTCGCACAATCCGACGCTTTGCCACACGCCTTGAAGCAACTGGCTCAACATTGGATAGACCTAAGTCTGGGAGACCAAGAACAGGCCGTTCAGCTGAAAATATCGATGCTGTGCGCGAAGATGTGGAAGAGTGTCCAGAAACATCAACGAGGCGACGTGCCACGCAATTGGGCATTTCCAGACGGACCCTGCAGCGTACGGGAACATCTTTAAGTCTTTCACCAAAATACGGACAAATCGTCGACGAAATTCACGTTGTTTTTATCACTGATGAATTATTCCGTAAGAACATTGACACGATTATTCCACGTTCTTGGGGAGTAAAACGGTCcttgtttattttcagtgtatttttttttttttttttttttttttttcctttatggctctggcacggtttgtgcattagccagtgTCAAGTaggtataagatttttataagtcgctgttttaattatttacagtttatgaataataaaaaacgaagGAAACTAATCGCGACATAACATAGATGATTGAAAACGcattaaatttacaacaaaatCAGAATAGTTACATAAGGggaaaaattaatcaaaattatagtttaatgttattatttacaataaatatacttataatactatatacaAGGGGATTTAAATCTCGAAGAAGTAAAGAAATATTGGTAGGAAGGGGAACAGAGAGAGATACTAAAGAAGTGTATAAGGAAGAATGGTCATATTTAggacaagaaaagaaaacatgATTCAGGTCAGAAAAGCTCTCGCCACACTCACAGGCGGTACTAGTTACGATACCAAGTTTGTGCAAATGAACTGGAAGGCTGTTATGTCCCAGACGCATACGGATTATAGTAGAAGTGGTGGTTTTACCAAGCGACAATTTGGCAAACCATGGCTTCCTGGGAACGGAAGACTGTATAGCATACAAGAAACGACCCTTAATCCGGCCTTTCTCTTCCCAACACATATTCCAGGATTTGTGGAGATATATGCCGGGCAAAGCAGCAAGATCATGGCCAAAATTCTTGTACGGGTGTACGTCACCGGTCTCAGTAGCACTGTTAGCCAAACTGTCAGCTTTTACATTTCCAGAGATACCACAGTGACTAGGTATCCAACAGAATGAAACTAAATAGTTGTGTAATTGGCAGTGCAACAGCTTTCTCTTACATTCAAATATTACATGAAAAAATGGGTTAAGTTTTAGTGAAAATTTTGCTAAGCTCTGTAAAGCACTTAAGGAATCGGTAAATATAACGGTTTTATTGAGTTTGAAACACAACACATATTCAAGAGCTTTTAGTAGTCCAAAACATTCACCGGTAAAGACCGATGATTCCGgaggtaatttaattttctgaaCTATGTTGTATTGTTTGTGAAACACTCCAACACCAACACACCCATTGGAGTGTTTAGATGAATCTGTGTACATTTGATGCCAGTTAGGCCATTTGCTATTGACattgcaattaaaaattgcattGGCATTAAAATCAGATTTTTCAATGCCAAGAGAAAAGCAAATCTCTGGAGAAAGAAGAAGAGAATCATAAGAAGAGCTAAATAGAGGAAGTACATTAAAGGAATGAGTTGGGGCttgtaattgtttgaatttcAGGAagctttttaatagacaaggTATAGGTTTATGTGAAGAGGGTAATTTTAGAGAAAGAGACTCCAGTTTGGAGATGAGGGGATGATGGAACTGGACAATTCTAAAAATGAATCTATCTGACAGATATTGACGTCTTAAGTTTAATGGAGGGTCACAACATTCTATTTGCAAAGCATTAACCGGGCTTGATTTCATGGCACCAGAAACAATCCTTAAAGCCCTAGACTGTATGAGGTCTAGTTTTCTAAAGCCAGCTACATTACCTGGATCTAAGAAAAAGGTCCCAAAATCCAGTACACTTCTAATAACAGCATTATACACCAACCTCAATGTGGCTGGGTGAGCACCCCACCAAACTCCACTGAGACATCTCAGCATGTTCAAGTGTCGCTCAcatttaccaactacaaattcgcAGTGTGGTTGACCTGTTAGTTTAGAATCAAGTATAACTCCTAAGAACTTTACTTGATTATAAACGGGTAATATATTACGATCATATGTTATAGTAGGTGAGGGAGGAGTTCGGGATTTAGTGAAAAGTACAACGGAACTTTTTGAGGGAGACAGATCTAGGCCATTTGCATCCATCCAGGATTTTAGCAAAGATAAAGAAGAGGAAACATGTTGTTCAGCAATACTTACACACATATCAGAGGCATAAATAACTAAGTCATCGGCATATTGTAATAAACTAACTGAATCTCCAATTGAATCTTCTAGgtcatatgtataaatattgtacaatAAAGGGCTCAGAACAGACCCTTGTGGCAAGCCCCTCCATACCAACCTACTAGGCATATAAGGGCCGCCAacatctaaaataattttcctctCCGAAAGAAGATTTACAatgaaattagttaaaaaataaggaacctttaatttatttaatttacttttaagaatATGTAACAAAACGTTATCATAAGCCGAATTAATATCCAAGAAAGCAGCGACTACTGACTTTTTATCTGTGAAAGCATTACGAATGTCCGTAACTAATATGCCTAAATTGTCACATACACTTTTACCTTTTCGAAATCCAAACTGAGTTGGGGACAGATATtcgttattttctatataccaTTCAAgccgatttttaattaaatgttcaaCAACTTTTGTTATCACCGATGACAAGACAATCGGACGATATGATTTAATATCAGATCGTACCTTAGACGGTTTTAAAAATGGCAGCACTATTTGACTTCGCCAAGATGGCGGtatgtcatttgtcaatagaactttatttattaaatttaaaaagaaatttaatccATTTTCACCAAGGTGAGACAGAAATGAATATGGGATCCCATCTTCCCCAGGTGCACTGTCACTGACGTAATTTAATACACCTTTTAATTCTACTAACGTAAAAGGTAGATTTAGAGAGGAAGGGGCGGCATCAGagttattttgtttagaaGAGTGGATAAAATCTCTAAGTGGAGCAGAAGGAGGAGCCAAGCGATCAAGGAATTGATCAGCTAACTCTATAGGAAGTAACGACGTGTTAGAAGGATTGACAGCTGACCTAAATCTTTTGATATTTCGCCAAATGACAGTTGAATGTGTTCCAGGTGATAAGGTGCTACAATATTTCCTCCACccctcagatttcttttttttaaatagcttttTAACTTCTTTCATCACAGTCATTAAGGTCTCGTAGTTTTCCATAGACATATCATTGCTATAATTATGCTCAGCTGCCTTGCGTTTTTTAATACTTGTGGTACACTCTTCATCCCACCATGGTGGAGATGGCAACTTATTACTACGCGGCTTTTTCTTTGGAAAAACATTATCAGCTGATTctaataaaacagttttgaaataattactatCTGTGACATTAATTTCTGAGCAAGTATTAATTTTCTCTTCTACTAATAAAGTGTATTGACTCCATTTAGAGTCAATGATTTTGTGTTTGAGGCGAGAGTTATGAATAAACatgttactattttttttacagggAAATGAAATGATTATTGGATAATGATCACTATTGTAAGATGAACACAAAGTAGACCAAGATAGAGAAGATGCTAAATTGGGAGTACAAATGGACAGGTCAATGGCACTAATTGCTTCACCAGGTTTTGTGAGGCGAGTAGGAGAACCCGAGTTTAAAATGCACAGGTTATACATGTCTAAGATATCCAATAATGCATACCCATAACTATTAGAAACCGAGCTACCCCAAGATGTGTGATGAGAGTTAAAATCACCCAGAATCATGAAAGGCTGAGGAAGCActgaaattaagtttttaatttcattgaaaATTTGCAAGGAGGGGTGAGGGACATAGATAGAGACAAAACAGATATCATCAACAATAGCTGCAATAATAGAAAAGCTGTCACTATGTGAAGGAAGAGGGAAGGAAGAAAAGGTGCTAGAGTTTCTGATGAGCAGGCATACACCACCATACCCATCAGCCCTGTCTTCTCTTAAGCATAAATAACCAGGgattttaaatacatgatCTGGCTTTAACCAGGTTTCAgatagagaaaaaataaaaggattaaaagtatttataatatgtataatttcatgttttttgttaattatactgCGGCAGTTCCATTGAACTAGCCTGTCCATGTTGGCCATTATTAATATGAGTGTAGGTATGAATTAAATTAGCAGCGTGGGACGGTATAGATAAATTGGGTTGTGAAAGTAATTTGATTAATGTAGTAATTAGCTCTGCTATTGTCTGTGAGTTTGCATTAGAGGATGATGGATATGCACAACCATTAGATGGCTCTGGCATATTATAGTCTCTTACAAGAGACTCATGTGCAACATGATCGTAACCTTTACTTTGTTGAGGAGGGGTTCTaggtttagtaaaaaaagtttttttgtaaGATAGTGTACGTGGAGGTGGTGAACCAGGCAAAACTGTATTTCCACCAGGAAGAGATTTATTTGGGATAGAGGATACTATATCTGCAAATGACTTAGATATGGGGGGATGTAGTTTTGATGCTTCAACATAGGACAGGCTATTCTCTGCCATTGATAGTTTAATGTTGGTTTGTCTCACATACTCTGGGCACTTTTTGCTTGAAGCAAAGTGCAGCCCAGAGCATGAGCAGCAAGAACCGTGGTCTTCCTCCACATTACAAGTATTTCCAGTGTGGCCCTGACCACACTTGTAACACCTAGGCTTTGATCTGCATTGGACCTTAGTGTGCCCAAAGCGgcagcaattaaaacattgaatagtcggatatatatataaattaacggGCATAGAGTTGTAACACATAAATACACGTTTAGGCAAAACTTGTCCATCAAATGTAAACACAACTGTTTGCGAAGGTTTCCATGTAGGTGTGTTGTTTACCATGACTTTATAGTTAAGTCGCCTGAGTTTCAGAATTTCTCCACACCCAATGGGTACGTTAGTGTTCTCCATAATATCCTCAGGAGACCACTCGGTTGGGACTCCCTTAACTAAACCCATccttgtaatattaaaagttggGATAAAAGCCTTCATGTTGTTAGCAGGTAAGCAGTTTGAAGTGATAAAGCTGTTAGCGTCTGTGTAATTATGAAAAGATAGTGTCATTTTATTTCTACCAATACGTTTTAAGCTtccatttacaatatttttaaaaagataattttttaaaaatctgccAAACACAACTGGGTGTAAAGTTGTACTATCATTATCATCACGTTGTATTTTCTGCACATGTACCACAAACGGGCCATGGTCATTGGCATCATAACTAGCCCTACCAATTTGTGTGGGGGTTTTAGGAGAATTGCTGGTGGGAGGAACAGGCATTGAAGTAGTATCAGTGCAAGGAATAGCAGGCAAATTAACAGTGCTCTCAGGAAATACATCTTTACATTGACAGTCTGAGTGTTTACTACTTTCAGTACTactttttcgtttttttttgttacaatgCTTACAAACTTTGTGGAGATGGCTGCGCTTCAGCTTC
The Pieris napi chromosome 1, ilPieNapi1.2, whole genome shotgun sequence DNA segment above includes these coding regions:
- the LOC125054764 gene encoding lipopolysaccharide-induced tumor necrosis factor-alpha factor homolog, with amino-acid sequence MATNDPSVNSIPSAPNDLPPPYSAVVGNPPYGFVAPTGNSYTTNGSEPPKYFTPPGVYPHPSPNTVNISQPLARDMPTSSNMTVPVGVVLPAAVGSEPTTVTCYNCGKVVTTRVTYTTAWHTHLVAGSLCIITMACSLCCLGLVPYCFDTFKDAEHYCPNCSTFIGKSNKC